GTTAGCTTGCTTGTCAGACGGCTCTTCTCGTCCATATTCTGAGCCTCTGCAATGGCTTTAGCTAGTGTATCGATATAATACCGCTCTGCCTCTGCCAACGTGTCAGGGGCTTTTATAGTGGCCTGTGGTTCTTCCACCAATTCCCCAGCCATGTAGTAGCCGTTTAGTCGGATTTCTTTCAGAATGTGCTTGACCACTTTTTTAAACTCTTTTGCTAGTGGTTTGCGTGACTGCGATAAAACTTCATAGACTCCGAACTCTGTCAGCATATTCATTTCTCTTTTTTGACCTGCCCTAGATATTACATAGGTCAGCTTTTCATCATCATCTACCCGTTTTAGTAAATCTGTGGTGTTTTGGATTTCAATCATCTCAGCAATCTCTACCGCTACAAATAACGGATTTTGAATGTCTCCATAAACATCAAAATATTTAGATCCGAATCGTTGAGTTGTTACAACTTCCAAAACTTCCTTTTTGTTGTGTTGTTCTCCTTTGGGGTAGAAGTTCCCAAAAAAATCACATAAATCTTTTTGCTGTGTTGTCATGTCTTTCTTAACCTCTCTGTATAACTGATTTAGTCTTTTTCTGCTTTCCTTGTTGGGCTTATGCTTGCCCTGTGCCCACTTGCCAACTGTTCGGGGATCTATGCCTATTCGTTGGCCAATAGCTACCAAGTTCAGCCCGTGAGTGGTTCGCATTTCATCGATGACCCTTGTATAGTTCCTCTTCATTGCTTGCCTGCCTTTCTATTTTTGTACGCTTTTTTTCGTACTTTCTCCTAAAAAAATAATGTCCATCGAAACATTATAAAGAGAGGTCAAGTCTTGCAATAAGTCAATTGGTATTTTAGTACTATCTTTTTCGTACTTTGCGATAGTCTGAAAACTTCGGTTAAGTTTTTTACCAACTTCACGAAGTGTAAAACCTGCCGTAATACGTGCCGCTTTTAGCGTTATCTGTTCCATTTAGCAACTCCTTTCCTTTTGGACTTGGTTATAGTGTACGCTTTTTTTCGTACTATGTCAATAGTTTTTTAGAAAAATATTATTTTTTTCGTACTACGTCTATGTATTTGTGCTATAATTAAGAAAAAGGAGATGATTTAACATGGCAAAAAATAGCCCTCAAGATTTAAAAAATAGAGAGTTTTTTTCTGAAAATCTTAATAGAATTATGAAAGAAAAAAATATAAGGCAAGTAGATTTACATAACGCTCTTGGTATTCCTAAAAGCACTTTGACAGGATATGTAAAAGGTCGTTCAATGCCAACTGCTGGAAATCTTCAAAAACTTGCTGATTTTTTGCATGTAAAAAAATCAGATTTAGACCCTCGTTTTCTCCACAACAATTTAGATGAAATTGCTAGACACGAACTATCAGAGTTTTATAAAAAACTTATAGAAGACGGGATTGACGATATATTGACTCGTTTTATTATGACAGAATTGAATGATATTTATTTCAATCCTAACAAACAATATCCTTCTAACTTTTTCAGAGACAAAGAGCAATTTTTAATTCATTTTTCTCAAAACAGCGTTGCGGTAAAAGAAAAATGGTTAAATGTTAAGGAAGTCAACTATTATGTATTGGATAGATTAAAACGTAACATTTCACAAGCATTCAAAGAAACGCAAGTGATATTAAATAACAATATAAATAATAACAATGAATATATTATCCACGGACTAGATCCCCAAAAAATTCCGGACTTATCAAAAAAATTAACAGAGCTTGAAGGTGAAATACTGGAAAGAATTCAAAATCTAGAATTATCTCATTCAGACGCTTAGGGTTAATCTCAGCCCCTCTTTTGCTAAACGAATACCCCCTTTTTCATGGTCTATTGTGCAAAAACAGGGGAAATTGAAGAATAGAAAGCCGATTTTTCAAACTAAAGCGCAAAAATGGGCAAAATTGACAAATAGCAACAAAAAAAGACAAGCTAGCTACTGCCAACTTGTCTGATAGTACCTAACTGAAAATAAGCGAAAGGTTAGGTATTTACAACATTATTATACCACTCTTGCATTTAAAATGCGACCTATAGCATACCCACGCGCCACAATGGCCAACAATCCTGAAGCGCGTGTGCGAATGCGTGTGCGAATAATCTACTTTCAAAAAAACCTTTAATAGCACTGTTAGCTAACTAAAAATAAACTATTTTTCCCGCGCGTGTGCGAATGCGTGTGCAAATTGATTGGAGAAAAAATGAGAAAATACGATATACCAAAATTGTTATTATCAGCGGAGAACCAAGGTGTTGAATTCAAAGAAGCTAAAAATTCTTTCCCTAAAGACGGTATGAAAACAATTTGTTCCTTCGCTAATACAAATAATGGTCTGTTAATTCTAGGTGTCTCAGAGAATACAAAGAATAAAGATTTTTATATTTCTGGAGTTAATGATCCCGATAAAGTACTGGACGAATTATATAGTTTACTTAATAACCCTAATAAAATTAATAGAAATGTGATTAATGAAGAAAGTGTTGAAGTCGTAAATATAAAAGGAAAAGAGATTGTCATTATCCCTGTTAACAAGGTAGACTACAAGGATAA
Above is a genomic segment from Streptococcus sp. SN-1 containing:
- a CDS encoding BRO family protein; protein product: MKRNYTRVIDEMRTTHGLNLVAIGQRIGIDPRTVGKWAQGKHKPNKESRKRLNQLYREVKKDMTTQQKDLCDFFGNFYPKGEQHNKKEVLEVVTTQRFGSKYFDVYGDIQNPLFVAVEIAEMIEIQNTTDLLKRVDDDEKLTYVISRAGQKREMNMLTEFGVYEVLSQSRKPLAKEFKKVVKHILKEIRLNGYYMAGELVEEPQATIKAPDTLAEAERYYIDTLAKAIAEAQNMDEKSRLTSKLTRFMQEVEPQWN
- a CDS encoding helix-turn-helix domain-containing protein, with translation MEQITLKAARITAGFTLREVGKKLNRSFQTIAKYEKDSTKIPIDLLQDLTSLYNVSMDIIFLGESTKKSVQK
- a CDS encoding helix-turn-helix transcriptional regulator, translated to MAKNSPQDLKNREFFSENLNRIMKEKNIRQVDLHNALGIPKSTLTGYVKGRSMPTAGNLQKLADFLHVKKSDLDPRFLHNNLDEIARHELSEFYKKLIEDGIDDILTRFIMTELNDIYFNPNKQYPSNFFRDKEQFLIHFSQNSVAVKEKWLNVKEVNYYVLDRLKRNISQAFKETQVILNNNINNNNEYIIHGLDPQKIPDLSKKLTELEGEILERIQNLELSHSDA